Proteins encoded within one genomic window of Haematobia irritans isolate KBUSLIRL chromosome 5, ASM5000362v1, whole genome shotgun sequence:
- the Tsp42Eh gene encoding tetraspanin 42Eh: MYISTRTYKIIVVSINVICVILGSLLIWFGAWLYQSVEDSKFDHGEELASTVIMTLGAVLICTAIYGTVVTIMGHINMLIAFAILLIVLLVIQVILVSISYTALNNGVSEKLKQGFDELWDPLHQKPSAALSFYEEWLQCCGKNSPEDYYLLDKFPPKSCCKDHNCVKIFNLYKDGCENKYHEYVEAKVHNFNILSWVIIVTEFIGSIFGCLLVDSIRNYRDLQRFYS; encoded by the exons aTACTGGGTTCTTTACTAATATGGTTCGGTGCATGGCTATATCAAAGTGTGGAAGATTCCAAGTTCGACCACGGAGAAGAATTGGCATCCACGGTAATAATGACACTTGGGGCTGTCCTGATTTGCACAGCTATCTATGGCACTGTAGTGACAATAATGGGTCACATCAATATGCTGATTGCC TTTGCCATTTTATTGATAGTCCTCTTGGTGATACAGGTCATACTAGTGAGCATTAGTTATACAGCACTAAATAATGGTGTCTCCGAAAAATTGAAACAGGGCTTTGACGAGCTATGGGATCCTTTGCACCAAAAGCCAAGTGCGGCATTATCATTCTATGAAGAATGG TTacaatgctgtgggaagaatagccCTGAAGACTATTATCTACTGGATAAATTTCCTCCAAAAAGTTGCTGTAAGGAtcacaattgtgtcaaaatctttAATTTGTACAAGGATGGATGTGAAAATAAATATCATGAATATGTCGAAGCAAAAGTCCACAATTTCAACATTCTTAGTTGGGTAATCATAGTAACCGAG TTTATTGGTTCCATATTTGGATGTCTATTGGTTGACAGTATACGAAATTACAGAGACCTACAGAGATTCTACAGTTGA